A window of Ignavibacteriales bacterium contains these coding sequences:
- a CDS encoding DUF4905 domain-containing protein, giving the protein MKKHFTYKSDKQIWRILISDSDKLILETRDLNTKEVFFNCYYIETGKNIFCDFQLDEKCWVGIEEIYKDIIFFHYFPKPDMPYHKGIIAFDIASQNILWTNNEFSFLFASDEKVYGFKQGFEERYFSALNYLDGELIEEFGSDHKKINALQKSAENEKNWSSYLYPKVFSNDEIDSRIAEAIRRQTNNTSVEGEVEYNSKNDLLFFNYHTTIFENSFVNKFLAVNLNSNNVILSEILNANASALFTDSFFVYKKHLFLLREKNEVIVYKLE; this is encoded by the coding sequence ATGAAAAAACATTTCACATATAAATCTGATAAACAAATTTGGAGAATTCTAATCTCCGATTCCGATAAACTTATTCTTGAAACACGCGATCTTAACACAAAAGAAGTTTTCTTTAATTGTTATTACATTGAAACCGGAAAAAATATTTTTTGTGATTTTCAGCTTGATGAAAAATGCTGGGTGGGCATTGAGGAAATTTATAAAGATATTATTTTCTTCCACTACTTTCCCAAACCTGATATGCCTTATCATAAGGGAATAATTGCATTTGATATTGCATCGCAAAATATTTTATGGACGAATAATGAATTCTCTTTTCTCTTTGCAAGTGACGAAAAAGTTTACGGATTCAAGCAAGGATTTGAAGAAAGATATTTTTCGGCTTTAAATTATTTAGACGGCGAGCTAATTGAGGAATTCGGCTCAGACCATAAAAAGATAAACGCATTACAAAAATCTGCGGAAAATGAAAAAAATTGGAGTTCGTATCTTTATCCCAAAGTTTTTTCAAATGATGAAATAGATTCTAGAATTGCTGAAGCAATACGAAGACAGACCAATAATACCAGTGTTGAAGGAGAAGTAGAGTATAATTCAAAAAATGATCTGCTCTTCTTTAACTATCACACAACAATATTTGAGAATAGTTTTGTAAATAAATTTCTCGCTGTTAATCTTAACTCAAACAATGTGATTCTATCTGAGATCTTAAATGCTAATGCTTCGGCATTATTTACGGATTCATTCTTTGTTTATAAAAAACATCTTTTCCTTCTTCGCGAAAAGAATGAAGTTATTGTTTATAAGCTAGAGTAA
- a CDS encoding glycoside hydrolase family 127 protein: protein MNFKTVTMFLFLSIIISAQVKKDYPIQPVPFTQVKVDKGFWFDRMETNRTVTIPYALKLCEETGRIKNFAIAGGLEKRDFCSKYYFDDSDVYKVIEGASYALMLKPDKELEKQLDKIILLISSAQEKDGYLYTVRTMGSHKFERVTGSSRWLNEEGSHELYNVGHLYEAAVAHFMATKKKTLLNVALKNANLVCNVFGPGKISLPSGHQEIEIGLVKLYRVTGKVKYLKLAKFLLDMRGNYVNGRKSWGEYNQDHKPVIEQDEAVGHAVRAGYMYSGMADVAALTGDKDYLKALDKIWNNVAGKKLYLTGGVGATGSWEGFGKNYDLPNASAYNETCASIANVFWNHRMFLLSGDAKYLDVMERTLYNALLSGISMKGNSFFYPNPLESFGTHERAAWFDCACCPTNVTRFISSVANYMYAVKGSELFVNLFTNNETEIKLNNGKVNLKQRTNYPWDGKITIVVSPNLKEEKFSLNIRIPGWSQNEAIASDLYKFIDQPKEKINLAVNGKPIEIKIENGFAVINRNWKTGDIVELNLPMEVKRIAANENVEADKGRVAIQRGPIVYAAEWIDNKDGYVRNILLNNNSKLTAEYKSELLNGVEIIKGNVLGYRLADDKKTLKQSEQEFTAIPYYAWAHRGKGEMSVWLSSDESTVRPLSGPTMLTNAKLTVSHGNNLQAMIDQLEPKNSIDESLPYFHWWPNKGEKEFVQIDFAKPEEVSEVSIYWFDDTGIGECRVPTTWKVFYKEGEKWPAVYTTDKYGVEKDKYNSITFETVRTSSIKIEIQSQKNFAGGIHEIKLK, encoded by the coding sequence ATGAATTTCAAGACAGTAACAATGTTTTTATTTCTTTCGATAATAATTTCTGCCCAAGTAAAAAAAGATTATCCGATTCAACCTGTTCCATTTACACAAGTAAAAGTTGATAAAGGTTTTTGGTTCGATCGAATGGAAACCAACCGAACTGTTACGATTCCGTATGCACTTAAACTTTGTGAAGAAACAGGACGAATTAAAAATTTTGCAATAGCCGGAGGATTAGAGAAAAGAGACTTCTGCAGCAAATATTATTTTGATGATTCCGATGTCTACAAAGTAATTGAAGGTGCATCATATGCGTTAATGTTGAAGCCCGATAAAGAATTAGAAAAACAGCTTGATAAAATTATTTTGCTAATTTCTTCTGCCCAGGAAAAAGACGGTTACCTTTACACAGTACGTACTATGGGTTCTCATAAATTTGAAAGAGTAACAGGTTCATCACGCTGGCTGAATGAAGAAGGGAGTCACGAACTTTATAATGTCGGCCATCTTTATGAAGCGGCAGTTGCTCACTTTATGGCGACAAAGAAAAAAACACTTTTAAATGTTGCACTCAAAAATGCTAATCTTGTTTGTAATGTTTTTGGACCCGGTAAAATTAGTCTGCCTTCGGGACATCAAGAAATTGAAATCGGTTTAGTGAAACTTTATAGAGTGACCGGTAAAGTGAAATATTTAAAACTTGCAAAGTTCTTACTTGATATGCGCGGAAACTATGTTAATGGAAGAAAATCTTGGGGCGAATATAATCAAGATCACAAACCTGTTATTGAGCAGGACGAAGCTGTGGGTCATGCAGTCCGTGCCGGATATATGTATTCAGGAATGGCAGATGTTGCTGCGTTAACCGGAGATAAAGATTACCTGAAAGCATTAGATAAAATCTGGAATAATGTAGCGGGGAAAAAATTATATCTAACCGGCGGAGTTGGTGCAACAGGCTCATGGGAAGGATTCGGTAAAAATTATGATCTTCCGAATGCAAGCGCATACAATGAAACTTGTGCCTCGATCGCAAATGTGTTTTGGAATCACCGGATGTTTCTTCTTAGCGGAGATGCAAAATATCTTGATGTTATGGAGCGGACTTTATACAACGCACTTCTTTCCGGTATATCAATGAAGGGGAATTCATTTTTTTATCCTAACCCGCTTGAATCTTTCGGCACGCACGAACGTGCGGCGTGGTTTGATTGTGCATGCTGTCCTACAAATGTAACTCGTTTCATTTCTTCTGTAGCTAATTATATGTATGCTGTAAAAGGAAGCGAGTTGTTCGTTAATCTTTTTACCAACAATGAAACAGAAATTAAACTCAACAACGGTAAAGTTAATTTGAAACAAAGAACAAATTATCCGTGGGACGGAAAAATTACGATAGTTGTTTCTCCCAATCTGAAAGAAGAAAAATTTTCACTTAACATCCGAATCCCGGGTTGGTCTCAAAACGAAGCGATAGCAAGCGATCTTTATAAATTTATTGATCAGCCAAAAGAAAAGATTAATCTGGCTGTAAACGGAAAACCTATAGAGATAAAAATTGAAAATGGATTTGCTGTAATAAATAGAAATTGGAAAACCGGCGATATCGTTGAATTAAATCTTCCGATGGAAGTTAAAAGAATTGCAGCGAATGAAAATGTTGAAGCAGATAAAGGAAGAGTTGCAATTCAACGAGGACCAATAGTTTATGCAGCAGAATGGATTGATAATAAAGATGGCTATGTGCGCAATATTTTGTTAAATAATAATTCAAAGTTGACTGCGGAGTATAAATCGGAACTCCTCAACGGTGTAGAAATTATCAAAGGAAATGTTTTAGGTTATAGATTAGCCGATGATAAAAAAACCTTAAAGCAATCTGAACAAGAATTTACCGCAATTCCATACTATGCTTGGGCACATAGAGGTAAAGGTGAAATGAGTGTTTGGCTTTCAAGTGATGAATCAACCGTCCGACCTTTATCAGGACCAACGATGTTAACAAATGCAAAGTTGACTGTTTCTCACGGGAACAATCTACAGGCAATGATAGATCAATTGGAACCAAAAAATTCGATTGATGAATCACTACCATATTTTCATTGGTGGCCGAATAAAGGAGAAAAGGAATTTGTGCAGATCGATTTTGCAAAACCGGAAGAGGTTTCAGAAGTTTCAATATATTGGTTCGACGATACTGGAATCGGTGAATGTCGAGTTCCAACAACGTGGAAAGTTTTTTATAAAGAAGGAGAAAAATGGCCCGCAGTTTACACTACAGATAAATATGGTGTTGAAAAAGATAAATACAATAGTATTACATTTGAAACGGTTAGAACTTCTTCAATAAAAATTGAAATTCAATCTCAAAAAAATTTCGCCGGCGGAATTCACGAAATTAAATTAAAGTGA
- a CDS encoding helix-turn-helix transcriptional regulator, with product MKNTLHILRAERRLSQEDLAKLVDVSRQTINAIEREKYDPSLPLALKIGKVFGKKVEEIFFLEKTK from the coding sequence ATGAAAAACACACTCCACATATTGCGGGCTGAACGAAGGTTATCTCAAGAAGATCTTGCAAAACTTGTGGATGTTTCCCGTCAAACAATTAATGCAATTGAACGGGAAAAGTATGACCCAAGTCTACCGCTTGCGTTAAAGATTGGAAAGGTATTTGGTAAAAAAGTTGAAGAAATATTTTTTCTGGAGAAGACAAAATGA
- a CDS encoding alpha/beta hydrolase, which yields MKLKVQLLVIFFIVVSNLILAQSIGKVKSKDGTEIAYTIQGKGEQALVFVHGWSCNKSYWDEQVKTFSPKYKVVTIDLAGHGESGQNRKNFTPKSFGADIAAVVNKLNLKKVIMIGHSMGGADIIEAAVLLKGRVIGLIGADTFQDLTQTMSKGQAEQFLKPFRENFIQAASGFVKSMFTTTSDTILVKRVVKDISSASPDIAINTLLNLFTYNAVPSLKKINLPIISINNDRYTMQIKENSKYVKSFKVKIMKGIGHFIMLEDPAKFDQLLQESIDELTKQ from the coding sequence ATGAAATTAAAAGTTCAACTATTAGTTATATTTTTTATTGTTGTTTCAAACCTAATCTTAGCCCAATCGATCGGAAAAGTTAAATCGAAGGATGGAACTGAAATTGCATATACTATTCAGGGAAAAGGAGAACAAGCGCTAGTTTTTGTTCATGGTTGGAGCTGCAATAAATCATATTGGGATGAGCAGGTAAAAACATTCTCGCCTAAATATAAAGTTGTTACAATTGATCTTGCCGGACATGGTGAATCTGGACAGAACAGAAAAAATTTCACGCCAAAATCTTTCGGTGCCGATATAGCTGCGGTTGTGAATAAATTAAATCTTAAAAAAGTAATTATGATAGGACATTCAATGGGAGGAGCGGATATTATTGAAGCCGCAGTGCTGCTTAAAGGAAGAGTTATTGGTTTAATTGGGGCAGATACTTTTCAAGATCTTACACAAACAATGTCGAAAGGACAAGCGGAACAATTTTTAAAACCATTCCGAGAAAATTTTATTCAAGCCGCAAGCGGATTTGTTAAATCGATGTTTACAACTACGTCGGATACAATATTGGTAAAAAGAGTTGTGAAGGATATTTCTTCAGCTTCTCCGGATATTGCTATAAATACTTTATTAAATCTATTTACATATAATGCTGTTCCATCGCTTAAGAAAATAAATCTCCCCATCATTTCAATTAATAATGACCGTTATACCATGCAAATCAAAGAGAACAGCAAGTATGTAAAATCTTTTAAAGTAAAAATTATGAAAGGTATTGGTCATTTTATTATGCTGGAAGACCCGGCAAAATTTGATCAGCTCCTTCAGGAATCAATTGATGAGTTAACAAAACAATAA
- the amrA gene encoding AmmeMemoRadiSam system protein A, producing MEITLEEKKILLDTARTSIKSVFTGEKNPEPDYGQHPVFNSHSGAFVTLTKAGSLRGCIGYIISDSPLFETICDAAIHASQNDPRFPSVRQSEIKDLAIEISVLSEPFPLNSYDEIEIGKHGLILEEKGRRGLLLPQVPIEHHLNREQYLDAICLKSGFSPGYWKTKQLMLNAFTATIFSEEEQGVK from the coding sequence ATGGAAATAACATTAGAAGAGAAAAAGATTCTTCTCGATACTGCGCGTACTTCAATTAAATCAGTTTTTACCGGAGAGAAAAACCCAGAACCAGATTATGGACAACATCCGGTTTTCAATTCGCACTCGGGAGCTTTTGTAACTCTTACAAAAGCCGGTTCACTGCGCGGATGTATCGGGTACATTATTTCGGATAGTCCGTTATTCGAAACCATATGTGATGCTGCGATACATGCATCGCAAAATGATCCGCGATTTCCTTCTGTCCGTCAATCGGAAATTAAAGATCTCGCAATAGAAATTTCAGTTTTATCAGAACCCTTTCCGCTTAACAGTTATGATGAAATTGAAATCGGCAAGCACGGATTAATTCTTGAAGAAAAAGGAAGGCGCGGACTTTTACTGCCTCAAGTTCCAATTGAACATCATTTGAATCGTGAACAATATCTCGATGCAATATGCCTGAAGTCGGGATTTTCGCCCGGCTATTGGAAAACAAAACAGCTTATGCTCAATGCTTTTACCGCAACAATTTTTAGCGAAGAAGAACAGGGAGTAAAATGA
- the amrB gene encoding AmmeMemoRadiSam system protein B, whose product MKNIREPAVAGMFYPASPSKLKDEVRLLLDTYKPQEKFENVVGIVSPHAGYVYSGRTAAFAFNAVKQKKYKTVVIISPSHREYFPGISIYNGDAYKTPLGEVPINKEMRYGLVIDSKIIFNGINGHRAEHAVEVQIPFLQMVMNNFSIVPIVMGDQDKMYINELSQRLAEVMDDETLIIASSDLSHFHSKEQADKRDSIVEKRIAEFDYENLQKDLETGKCEACGGGAIVTMMKTADLLNKKKSQILSRTDSGDITGDNSEVVGYLSAVLFQ is encoded by the coding sequence ATGAAAAATATTCGAGAACCGGCAGTAGCGGGAATGTTTTATCCCGCATCGCCAAGTAAATTAAAAGACGAAGTAAGACTACTGCTGGATACTTATAAACCACAAGAGAAATTTGAAAATGTTGTCGGTATCGTATCTCCCCATGCAGGATATGTTTATTCCGGAAGAACGGCGGCATTTGCATTTAATGCTGTTAAACAGAAAAAATATAAAACAGTTGTAATTATTTCTCCGAGTCACCGTGAATATTTTCCGGGGATTTCTATTTATAACGGCGATGCATATAAAACCCCGCTAGGCGAAGTTCCGATTAATAAAGAAATGAGATATGGATTGGTGATTGATAGTAAAATCATTTTTAATGGAATAAACGGACACCGCGCCGAGCATGCTGTTGAAGTTCAAATTCCGTTTCTACAAATGGTGATGAATAATTTTTCTATTGTTCCTATCGTGATGGGTGATCAGGATAAAATGTATATCAATGAACTTTCTCAAAGATTAGCCGAAGTTATGGATGATGAGACATTAATTATTGCGAGCTCGGATCTTTCTCACTTTCACTCAAAAGAACAAGCAGACAAACGGGATTCAATTGTAGAAAAACGAATCGCAGAATTTGATTATGAAAACTTGCAGAAAGATTTAGAGACTGGAAAATGTGAAGCATGCGGCGGCGGAGCTATTGTTACAATGATGAAAACAGCTGATCTCTTAAATAAGAAAAAATCCCAAATCCTCTCGCGTACTGATTCTGGCGATATTACAGGGGATAATTCCGAAGTTGTCGGGTATTTAAGCGCAGTTCTCTTTCAATAG
- a CDS encoding tryptophanase: MKTIIEPFKIKSIEPIRFTTREERVKILEEAGYNTFLIHADDVLIDLLTDSGTSAMSSEQWAGIMRGDESYAGAKSFYNFEAAVKKITGDEFIIPTHQGRAAEKIIFSILGGPGKHFASNTFFDTTRANIEFSGAEAVDLLVEIGKHPEQRAPFKGNMDVEALEAFIKKVGKENIPLIVLTVTNNSGGGQPVSMQNIREVKDVCKKYGLPLFLDACRFAENAYFIKLREKGYENKSVLEICQEMFSYADGSTMSAKKDALVNIGGWLSLNDDELAMKCRNLLIVTEGFPTYGGLAGRDLEAIAQGLEEVVDEHYLEYRIRSTEYLGEKMLSAGIPIIEPPGGHAIYIDAKRFLPNIPAEQYPGHSIVCEIYIEGGIRACEIGSIMFGKYDKQGKLIPAMMELVRLAIPRRVYTQSHVDYVAEVLIEVYKNRSKMKGYKIIYEAPMLRHFTAKFKPL, translated from the coding sequence ATGAAAACCATTATTGAGCCATTTAAAATCAAATCCATTGAACCAATCAGATTTACCACAAGAGAAGAGCGAGTTAAAATTTTAGAAGAAGCCGGTTACAATACTTTTTTGATTCATGCCGATGATGTACTGATTGATCTTTTAACCGATAGCGGAACATCTGCAATGAGTTCCGAACAATGGGCGGGGATAATGCGAGGTGATGAATCGTATGCGGGCGCAAAAAGTTTTTACAATTTTGAAGCGGCAGTTAAAAAAATTACCGGCGATGAATTTATCATTCCAACTCATCAAGGAAGAGCCGCCGAAAAAATTATTTTTTCAATTCTGGGCGGACCGGGAAAACATTTTGCGAGTAATACATTTTTCGATACAACACGTGCAAACATAGAATTCAGCGGCGCTGAAGCTGTTGATCTTTTGGTGGAAATTGGGAAACATCCCGAGCAGCGCGCACCATTCAAAGGCAATATGGATGTTGAAGCTCTCGAAGCGTTCATTAAAAAAGTTGGCAAAGAAAATATTCCTCTCATTGTTCTAACGGTAACAAACAATTCCGGCGGCGGTCAACCTGTTTCGATGCAAAATATTAGAGAAGTAAAAGATGTGTGTAAGAAATACGGCTTACCTTTATTCCTTGATGCATGCCGTTTTGCAGAGAACGCTTATTTCATCAAACTCCGGGAAAAAGGTTACGAGAATAAATCCGTTCTGGAAATTTGCCAGGAAATGTTTTCATACGCAGATGGTTCAACAATGAGCGCAAAGAAAGATGCGCTTGTAAATATTGGCGGATGGCTTTCACTCAACGATGATGAACTCGCGATGAAATGCCGCAATCTTCTAATTGTTACGGAAGGATTTCCAACTTACGGCGGATTAGCGGGACGAGATCTTGAAGCCATTGCTCAAGGTTTGGAAGAAGTTGTTGATGAGCATTATCTAGAATACAGAATTCGCAGTACGGAATATCTCGGAGAAAAAATGTTGAGTGCCGGAATTCCAATTATTGAACCGCCGGGCGGACATGCAATTTACATTGATGCAAAAAGATTTCTTCCTAATATTCCAGCGGAACAATATCCCGGACATTCAATTGTGTGCGAAATTTATATTGAAGGCGGAATACGAGCGTGCGAAATCGGCAGTATTATGTTTGGAAAATATGATAAACAAGGAAAATTAATTCCGGCGATGATGGAACTTGTGCGTCTCGCAATTCCAAGAAGAGTTTATACACAAAGTCATGTTGATTACGTTGCTGAAGTTTTAATCGAGGTTTATAAGAATAGAAGTAAAATGAAAGGCTACAAAATAATTTACGAAGCTCCGATGCTGAGACATTTCACTGCTAAATTCAAACCTCTTTAA